One part of the Vitis riparia cultivar Riparia Gloire de Montpellier isolate 1030 chromosome 15, EGFV_Vit.rip_1.0, whole genome shotgun sequence genome encodes these proteins:
- the LOC117932443 gene encoding gibberellin 20 oxidase 1-D-like — MAMECCTSTMLMPPPRPPLKPLDEANTQHQSLVFDASVLKYQSTIPSQFIWPDEEKPCAKPPELLVPPIDLGGFLSADPLAISNAARLVNEACRKHGFFLVVNHGVDAQLVTEAHKNMDFFFNMSLSEKQRAQRKVGDHCGYASSFTGRFSTKLPWKETLSFRYCDDDQSSRIIEKYFSNVMGEDFKQFGRVYQQYCEAMSRLSLGIMELLGMSLGVGREYFREFFEGNDSIMRLNYYPPCQKPNLTLGTGPHCDPTSLTILHQDQVSGLQVFVDEKWHSISPNPEAFVVNIGDTFMALSNGIYKSCLHRAVVNSQTPRKSLAFFLCPKMEKVVSPPNGLVDANNPRIYPDFTWSSLLEFTQKHYRADTKTLHVFSNWLQQKNN, encoded by the exons ATGGCAATGGAGTGTTGCACTTCAACAATGCTAATGCCTCCTCCCAGGCCTCCCCTGAAGCCCCTAGATGAAGCCAATACTCAACACCAGTCTCTAGTGTTTGATGCCTCCGTTCTTAAATACCAATCCACCATACCATCACAGTTCATATGGCCTGATGAGGAGAAGCCCTGTGCCAAGCCACCTGAGCTTCTTGTTCCTCCCATTGACTTGGGAGGCTTCCTCTCTGCAGATCCTCTTGCCATCTCAAATGCGGCTCGTCTTGTCAATGAGGCATGCAGGAAGCATGGCTTCTTCCTTGTTGTGAATCATGGTGTGGATGCACAGCTTGTCACTGAAGCGCATAAGAACATGGACTTCTTCTTCAACATGTCACTCTCTGAGAAGCAAAGAGCTCAGAGAAAGGTTGGTGACCACTGTGGATATGCTAGTAGCTTTACCGGCAGGTTCTCCACCAAGCTCCCTTGGAAAGAGACTCTTTCTTTTCGATATTGTGATGATGATCAATCCTCAAGGATCATTGAGAAATATTTCTCAAATGTGATGGGCGAAGATTTCAAACAGTTCGG GAGGGTGTACCAGCAATATTGTGAAGCCATGAGCAGACTCTCTCTTGGGATCATGGAGCTTTTGGGCATGAGCCTAGGTGTTGGCCGCGAGTATTTCAGAGAATTCTTTGAAGGAAATGATTCAATAATGAGACTAAACTACTACCCACCATGCCAAAAACCCAATCTAACTCTTGGAACCGGGCCTCACTGTGACCCTACATCATTGACAATCCTGCATCAGGATCAGGTGTCTGGCCTTCAAGTGTTTGTAGATGAAAAATGGCACTCAATCAGTCCCAATCCAGAAGCTTTTGTTGTCAACATCGGTGACACATTCATG GCCCTATCAAATGGGATTTACAAGAGTTGCCTGCACAGAGCAGTGGTAAATAGCCAAACTCCAAGGAAGTCTCTGGCATTCTTTTTATGCCCAAAGATGGAGAAGGTGGTGAGCCCACCAAATGGGCTGGTGGACGCCAACAATCCAAGGATATATCCCGACTTCACGTGGTCATCGCTGCTTGAATTCACGCAGAAACATTATAGGGCCGACACGAAAACCCTCCATGTCTTCTCAAACTGGCTTCAACAGAAAAACAACTGA
- the LOC117932442 gene encoding polygalacturonate 4-alpha-galacturonosyltransferase isoform X1, with translation MALRRGLSGAALQRNRPSRSRLPLAIVISLSLLAPLIFFVGRGIYTIDHADVTSSSSKQDIDWRERLALQHFKSLLSKEVIDVITATTDDLGPFSLDYFRKSNLSASWKVVGLGTSVENNASSLEPNQMGPAVKQERPGGKQDKYSGGDHSQFIDSPAKLVRRQLREKRRDKRAVDLVRQDDEATVKLENAAIERSKSVDSAVLGKYSIWRKENDNENTDSTVRLMRDQMIMARVYATIAKMKNKLDLQQELLARLKESQRSLGEASADSDLHHSAPEKIKAMGQVLSKAKEQLYDCKLVTGKLRAMLQSADEQVRSLKKQSTFLSQLAAKTIPNGIHCLSMRLTIEYYLLPPEKRRFPRSENLENPNLYHYALFSDNVLAASVVVNSTILNAKEPEKHVFHLVTDKLNFGAMNMWFLLNPPGKATIHVENVDEFKWLNSSYCPVLRQLESAAMKAFYFNQGHPSTLSSGSSNLKYRNPKYLSMLNHLRFYLPEVYPKLDKILFLDDDIVVQKDLTGLWSVNLHGKVNGAVETCGESFHRFDKYLNFSNPHIARNFDPNACGWAYGMNIFDLKEWTRRDITGIYHKWQNMNEDRTLWKLGTLPPGLITFYRLTHPIEKSWHVLGLGYNPSIDKSDIENAAVIHYNGNMKPWLELAMTKYRSYWTKYIKYDHPYLRSCNLSE, from the exons ATGGCATTGAGACGGGGATTATCCGGTGCGGCCTTGCAGAGGAACAGACCCAGCCGATCTCGATTGCCTCTGGCCATCGTCATCTCCCTTTCGTTACTCGCACCGTTGATTTTCTTCGTCGGGCGCGGCATCTACACTATAG ATCATGCTGATGTGACAAGTAGCTCTAGTAAACAG GATATAGATTGGAGAGAAAGGCTTGCACTGCAACATTTTAAATCCCTCCTTTCCAAAGAG GTCATTGATGTTATCACAGCGACGACAGATGATCTGGGGCCTTTTAGTCTTGATTATTTCAGAAAAAGCAATTTGTCTGCATCGTGGAAAGTTGTTGGCCTTGGGACTTCAGTTGAGAATAATGCTTCTTCTTTAGAG CCCAACCAAATGGGTCCAGCTGTCAAACAAGAACGACCTGGAGGCAAACAGGATAAATATTCAGGGG GTGATCACTCTCAGTTCATTGATTCACCTGCAAAACTTGTCCGGAGG CAATTAAGGGAGAAAAGACGTGATAAACGTGCTGTTGACTTGGTGCGGCAAGATGATGAAGCAACAGTAAAACTTGAAAATGCAGCCATTGAGCGTTCCAAATCAGTAGACTCTGCAGTTTTGGGGAAATACAGTATATGGAGGAAAGAGAATGACAATGAAAACACTGATTCAACCGTACGCTTAATGCGGGATCAGATGATTATGGCCAGAGTATATGCAACCATTGCGAAAATGAAGAACAAGCTTGACTTGCAGCAAGAGTTACTGGCACGGCTCAAAGAAAGTCAACGTTCTTTAGGAGAGGCAAGTGCTGATTCTGATTTACACCACAG TGCACCTGAGAAAATCAAAGCTATGGGTCAAGTTCTGTCAAAAGCAAAAGAGCAGTTATATGACTGCAAGCTGGTCACTGGGAAGCTGAGAGCAATGCTTCAATCAGCAGATGAACAAGTCAGGAGCTTAAAAAAGCAGAGCACATTCCTGAGTCAATTAGCAGCCAAGACAATTCCTAATGGAATCCACTGCTTGTCTATGCGCTTGACCATTGAGTACTATCTTCTTCCTCCAGAGAAAAGAAGGTTTCCTAGAAGTGAGAATTTGGAAAATCCAAATCTTTACCATTATGCTCTCTTCTCTGATAATGTATTGGCTGCTTCAGTTGTTGTCAACTCAACCATCTTGAATGCCAAG GAACCAGAAAAACATGTATTCCATCTGGTTACTGATAAGCTGAATTTTGGAGCCATGAATATGTGGTTTCTGTTGAACCCCCCAGGAAAAGCAACCATCCATGTGGAAAATGTTGATGAATTTAAGTGGCTTAATTCATCCTACTGCCCAGTTCTGAGGCAGCTCGAGTCTGCTGCTATGAAAGCATTCTATTTCAATCAGGGGCATCCCAGTACTCTGTCATCAGGCTCTTCTAATCTAAAGTACAGGAATCCAAAGTATCTCTCAATGCTTAACCACCTGAGGTTTTATCTCCCTGAGGTTTATCCCAAGTTGGATAAGATTCTGTTTCTTGATGATGACATTGTTGTACAGAAAGACTTGACTGGATTATGGTCGGTGAATCTCCATGGGAAGGTGAATGGTGCAGTAGAGACCTGTGGTGAGAGTTTTCACcgttttgataaatatttgaaCTTTTCTAATCCTCATATTGCAAGAAACTTTGATCCAAATGCTTGTGGGTGGGCATATGGAATGAACATTTTTGATCTCAAGGAGTGGACAAGAAGGGATATTACTGGCATATATCATAAGTGGCAGAACATG AATGAAGATAGGACGCTATGGAAGCTTGGAACATTGCCCCCTGGGCTGATTACATTCTATAGGCTGACCCATCCAATTGAGAAATCTTGGCATGTGCTGGGCTTGGGATACAATCCAAGCATTGATAAGTCGGATATCGAGAATGCTGCAGTTATACATTACAATGGAAACATGAAACCATGGCTGGAGTTGGCAATGACAAAGTACCGGTCTTACTGGACAAAGTACATTAAATATGATCATCCCTACCTTCGCAGCTGCAACCTAAGTGAATGA
- the LOC117932442 gene encoding polygalacturonate 4-alpha-galacturonosyltransferase isoform X2 encodes MALRRGLSGAALQRNRPSRSRLPLAIVISLSLLAPLIFFVGRGIYTIDHADVTSSSSKQDIDWRERLALQHFKSLLSKEVIDVITATTDDLGPFSLDYFRKSNLSASWKVVGLGTSVENNASSLEPNQMGPAVKQERPGGKQDKYSGGDHSQFIDSPAKLVRRQLREKRRDKRAVDLVRQDDEATVKLENAAIERSKSVDSAVLGKYSIWRKENDNENTDSTVRLMRDQMIMARVYATIAKMKNKLDLQQELLARLKESQRSLGEASADSDLHHSAPEKIKAMGQVLSKAKEQLYDCKLVTGKLRAMLQSADEQVRSLKKQSTFLSQLAAKTIPNGIHCLSMRLTIEYYLLPPEKRRFPRSENLENPNLYHYALFSDNVLAASVVVNSTILNAKEPEKHVFHLVTDKLNFGAMNMWFLLNPPGKATIHVENVDEFKWLNSSYCPVLRQLESAAMKAFYFNQGHPSTLSSGSSNLKYRNPKYLSMLNHLRFYLPEVYPKLDKILFLDDDIVVQKDLTGLWSVNLHGKVNGAVETCGESFHRFDKYLNFSNPHIARNFDPNACGWAYGMNIFDLKEWTRRDITGIYHKWQNMCYKS; translated from the exons ATGGCATTGAGACGGGGATTATCCGGTGCGGCCTTGCAGAGGAACAGACCCAGCCGATCTCGATTGCCTCTGGCCATCGTCATCTCCCTTTCGTTACTCGCACCGTTGATTTTCTTCGTCGGGCGCGGCATCTACACTATAG ATCATGCTGATGTGACAAGTAGCTCTAGTAAACAG GATATAGATTGGAGAGAAAGGCTTGCACTGCAACATTTTAAATCCCTCCTTTCCAAAGAG GTCATTGATGTTATCACAGCGACGACAGATGATCTGGGGCCTTTTAGTCTTGATTATTTCAGAAAAAGCAATTTGTCTGCATCGTGGAAAGTTGTTGGCCTTGGGACTTCAGTTGAGAATAATGCTTCTTCTTTAGAG CCCAACCAAATGGGTCCAGCTGTCAAACAAGAACGACCTGGAGGCAAACAGGATAAATATTCAGGGG GTGATCACTCTCAGTTCATTGATTCACCTGCAAAACTTGTCCGGAGG CAATTAAGGGAGAAAAGACGTGATAAACGTGCTGTTGACTTGGTGCGGCAAGATGATGAAGCAACAGTAAAACTTGAAAATGCAGCCATTGAGCGTTCCAAATCAGTAGACTCTGCAGTTTTGGGGAAATACAGTATATGGAGGAAAGAGAATGACAATGAAAACACTGATTCAACCGTACGCTTAATGCGGGATCAGATGATTATGGCCAGAGTATATGCAACCATTGCGAAAATGAAGAACAAGCTTGACTTGCAGCAAGAGTTACTGGCACGGCTCAAAGAAAGTCAACGTTCTTTAGGAGAGGCAAGTGCTGATTCTGATTTACACCACAG TGCACCTGAGAAAATCAAAGCTATGGGTCAAGTTCTGTCAAAAGCAAAAGAGCAGTTATATGACTGCAAGCTGGTCACTGGGAAGCTGAGAGCAATGCTTCAATCAGCAGATGAACAAGTCAGGAGCTTAAAAAAGCAGAGCACATTCCTGAGTCAATTAGCAGCCAAGACAATTCCTAATGGAATCCACTGCTTGTCTATGCGCTTGACCATTGAGTACTATCTTCTTCCTCCAGAGAAAAGAAGGTTTCCTAGAAGTGAGAATTTGGAAAATCCAAATCTTTACCATTATGCTCTCTTCTCTGATAATGTATTGGCTGCTTCAGTTGTTGTCAACTCAACCATCTTGAATGCCAAG GAACCAGAAAAACATGTATTCCATCTGGTTACTGATAAGCTGAATTTTGGAGCCATGAATATGTGGTTTCTGTTGAACCCCCCAGGAAAAGCAACCATCCATGTGGAAAATGTTGATGAATTTAAGTGGCTTAATTCATCCTACTGCCCAGTTCTGAGGCAGCTCGAGTCTGCTGCTATGAAAGCATTCTATTTCAATCAGGGGCATCCCAGTACTCTGTCATCAGGCTCTTCTAATCTAAAGTACAGGAATCCAAAGTATCTCTCAATGCTTAACCACCTGAGGTTTTATCTCCCTGAGGTTTATCCCAAGTTGGATAAGATTCTGTTTCTTGATGATGACATTGTTGTACAGAAAGACTTGACTGGATTATGGTCGGTGAATCTCCATGGGAAGGTGAATGGTGCAGTAGAGACCTGTGGTGAGAGTTTTCACcgttttgataaatatttgaaCTTTTCTAATCCTCATATTGCAAGAAACTTTGATCCAAATGCTTGTGGGTGGGCATATGGAATGAACATTTTTGATCTCAAGGAGTGGACAAGAAGGGATATTACTGGCATATATCATAAGTGGCAGAACATG TGTTACAAGAGTTGA